The Lactuca sativa cultivar Salinas chromosome 2, Lsat_Salinas_v11, whole genome shotgun sequence genome includes a window with the following:
- the LOC111888639 gene encoding nudix hydrolase 13, mitochondrial: MSSIVARTGRHLQRYDNNLRLVSGCIPYRLVKTKDQHVDKEKRIEVLMVSSPNRNDMVFPKGGWESDETVEEAACREALEEAGVRGVLKGKALGVWEFRSKSKQEACSEEGGCKGYMFALEVTEELQTWPEQSNRSRKWVVIEEAFVLCRYEWMQSALREFQRVVEKGNNNKLVEMKEDKTIKQEDEDCQLMSTNCHVNGPIMTMAIANSYGIMLPAGIFL, encoded by the exons ATGTCATCAATTGTAGCAAGAACGGGTCGCCATCTTCAGCGTTACGACAACAATCTTCGCCTTGTTTCCGG ATGTATTCCATACAGACTGGTGAAGACTAAAGATCAACACGTTGATAAAGAGAAGAGAATAGAAGTATTGATGGTATCTTCACCAAATCGTAATGACATGGTATTCCCAAAG GGTGGATGGGAGAGCGACGAGACAGTTGAAGAAGCTGCGTGTCGCGAAGCCTTAGAGGAAGCTGGAGTAAGAGGAGTTCTTAAA GGAAAGGCACTTGGAGTGTGGGAGTTTAGAAGCAAGAGCAAACAGGAAGCTTGTAGTGAGGAAGGGGGATGCAAAGGATACATGTTTGCATTAGAGGTAACAGAGGAGCTTCAAACATGGCCTGAACAGAGTAATCGCAGCAGAAAATGG GTGGTGATTGAAGAAGCATTTGTATTATGTCGCTATGAGTGGATGCAGAGTGCATTGAGAGAATTTCAAAGAGTGGTGGAAAAGGGAAATAATAACAAGCTGGTAGAAATGAAAGAAGACAAGACAATTAAACAAGAAGATGAAGATTGTCAACTGATGTCAACAAATTGCCATGTCAATGGACCTATTATGACTATGGCTATCGCTAATTCATATGGCATCATGCTTCCTGCTGGTATTTTCCTCTAG
- the LOC111888630 gene encoding ATP-dependent DNA helicase At3g02060, chloroplastic yields MAATLIIRPLACFSSPPPPHPPPPLLHYASSFRLWTPFFRGGSRILSSPFNNHDFLRRHSSSSSQFPSLTALSAIATGPDRIARFDSQESDTDPISIFNDRILKEQYSRRASGRPNTESDSGSSSDVSNEEVDKYIQMVKQQQQRGLLELKKGHMLRKGGSNNGDANFSYKVDPFTLEEGDYVVHKKVGIGRFISIRPSIPDGETTPIDYVYIQYADGVAKLPVKQASRFLYRYNLPNESSAPRGLGRLKDTSIWEKRKIKGKVAIQKMVVDLMEVYLNRLRLRRPPYPKNPAMAEFASQFPHNPTPDQLQAFIDVEKDLTERETPMDRLICGDVGFGKTEVAQRALFYVVSSGKQAMVLAPTIVLAKQHFSVISERFSNYPNIRVGLMSRFQTASEREEYFHMIRNGELDIIIGTHSLLGSRVSYDRLGLLIVDEEQRFGVKQKEMIASMKTSVDVLTLSATPIPRTLYLALTGFRDCSLISTAPPQRVPIKTHLSEYSEAKVISAIQFELDRGGQVFYVLPRIQGLEEVLAFLEKSFPDVEVALAHGQLYSKRLEKTMTRFVEGEIRILVSTNIVESGLDIQNANTIIIQDFQQFGLAQLYQLRGRVGRSNKEAHAHLFYPNKLLLTPAAKKRLEALEECGDLGQGLQLAERDMTIRGFGNIFGVQQTGDIGNVGIDLFFEMLFESLSMVDVHRTHPVSFKSVKLELDINPRLSSEYINYLDNPIEVVKDAEKAAEKDTWSLVQFTVDLRRQYGKEPYAMESLLKKLYVKRMAADIGITRIYVNGKTVVMMTNMNQQVFKMITDAMFSDTHRNMLAFQAGQIKAELLIDLPKDQLLTWIFQLLAELHSALPALIRY; encoded by the exons ATGGCGGCCACTCTTATCATCAGACCTTTAGCTTGCTTTTcctctcctcctcctcctcatccACCTCCGCCGCTCCTTCATTATGCTTCTTCTTTCAGATTATGGACGCCATTTTTCAGAGGAGGAAGTAGAATTCTCTCTTCTCCATTTAATAACCATGACTTCCTTCGCCGCCACAGTTCTTCCTCCTCTCAGTTTCCATCCCTCACTGCTCTCAGTGCCATCGCTACTGGTCCTGATCGTATTGCTCGTTTTGACAGCCAGGAATCTGACACGGACCCCATTTCCATATTCAACGACAGGATTCTCAAGGAACAATATTCTAGACGAGCTTCCGGGAGGCCCAACACTGAGTCGGATTCCGGTTCCAGTTCCGATGTATCGAATGAAGAGGTTGATAAGTACATCCAAATGGTGAAACAGCAGCAGCAAAGGGGGTTGCTGGAGTTGAAAAAGGGTCATATGCTTAGAAAAGGCGGTTCCAATAACGGTGACGCTAATTTCAGTTACAAAGTTGATCCGTTTACTCTTGAAGAAGGTGATTATGTTGTGCATAAGAAAGTTGGCATAGGTCGTTTTATATCGATCAGACCAAGCATCCCGGATGGCGAAACTACCCCAATTGACTACGTTTACATTCAGTATGCTGATGGAGTGGCTAAACTTCCTGTTAAGCAAGCCTCTAGATTCCTCTATCGCTATAATCT TCCAAATGAAAGCTCAGCACCTCGAGGTCTGGGCAGATTGAAGGACACAAGTATTTGGGAAAAGAGGAAGATCAAAGGGAAGGTTGCAATTCAGAAAATGGTTGTTGATTTGATGGAGGTATATTTAAACAGGCTAAGACTGAGGAGACCCCCATACCCCAAGAACCCTGCCATGGCCGAATTTGCTTCTCAATTTCCCCATAACCCCACTCCTGATCAGTTACAGGCCTTCATTGATGTTGAGAAGGATTTGACAGAGAGAGAAACTCCAATGGATCGATTGATCTGTGGAGATGTTGGGTTTGGCAAGACTGAAGTTGCTCAACGTGCCCTCTTTTATGTGGTTTCATCAGGAAAGCAGGCAATGGTATTAGCACCAACCATTGTTTTGGCTAAACAGCATTTTAGTGTTATATCAGAGAGATTTTCCAATTACCCCAACATCAGGGTTGGGCTCATGAGCAGATTTCAG ACTGCATCAGAAAGAGAGGAGTATTTTCACATGATCAGAAATGGGGAACTGGATATTATTATTGGAACCCACTCGCTTCTTGGAAGCCGTGTCTCATATGATAGATTAGGTCTTCTTATAGTTGATGAAGAACAG AGGTTTGGTGTCAAACAGAAGGAGATGATTGCTTCAATGAAAACTTCAGTTGATGTTCTTACTCTTTCTGCAACTCCTATACCAAGAACCCTATATTTAGCATTAACTGGATTTCGTGATTGCAG TTTGATCTCAACAGCACCTCCTCAAAGAGTTCCTATAAAAACCCATCTTTCAGAGTATAGTGAGGCAAAAGTTATATCAGCAATCCAGTTTGAACTCGATCGTGGAGGCCAGGTTTTCTATGTTTTACCACGTATTCAAG GTCTCGAAGAGGTTCTGGCATTTCTTGAGAAGTCATTTCCAGATGTTGAAGTTGCCCTTGCTCATGGACAG CTATATTCGAAACGATTGGAGAAAACCATGACAAGATTTGTGGAAGGAGAAATCAGGATTCTAGTTTCCACAAATATTGTAGAAAGTGGCCTTGACATTCAAAATGCTAACACCATCATAATCCAAGACTTTCAGCAATTTGGGCTTGCACAGCTCTATCAG TTACGTGGAAGGGTAGGAAGGTCAAATAAGGAGGCTCATGCTCATCTATTCTACCCCAACAAGTTGTTGCTTACTCCAGCAGCAAAG AAAAGGCTTGAAGCTCTTGAAGAATGTGGTGACCTTGGTCAAGGGTTGCAACTTGCAGAAAGAGACATGACTATTAGGGGATTTGGTAATATTTTTGGTGTGCAACAAACAGGAGATATTGGCAATGTAGGCATTGATCTCTTCTTTGAAATGCTTTTTGAGAGCTTATCCATG GTTGATGTGCATCGAACTCATCCGGTTTCTTTCAAATCCGTCAAG CTTGAATTGGACATAAACCCTCGTCTGTCATCGGAGTATATAAATTATCTGGACAATCCTATAGAAGTAGTGAAGGATGCAGAAAAGGCTGCAGAAAAGGACACGTGGAGTTTGGTACAGTTTACAGTGGATCTCAGGAGGCAATATGGAAAAGAGCCTTACGCCATGGAATCTTTACTAAAAAAACTTTATGTGAAAAGAATGGCAGCAGATATAGGAATCACTAGAATCTATGTTAATGGAAAAACCGTGGTAATGATGACAAACATGAACCAACAAGTATTCAAGATGATCACAGATGCCATGTTTTCAGACACTCACCGCAACATGCTTGCTTTTCAAGCAGGCCAAATTAAG GCGGAATTACTTATTGATCTACCAAAGGACCAGCTTCTTACTTGGATATTCCAGTTGTTAGCCGAACTTCATTCTGCGTTACCAGCCCTTATAAGATACTAA
- the LOC111888621 gene encoding probable magnesium transporter NIPA8 — translation MGEWVVGAFINLFGSIAINFGTNLLKLGHDERERHALLVEGINGKTLLRPIISFQSWRIGILFFAFGNALNFISFGYAAQSLLAALGSIQFVSNIAFAYFVLQKTVTVKVLVATTFIVLGNIFLVAFGNHQSPVYTQEQLAEKYSNITFLFYCLLLVVVVLMHHYVYRRGELLLAIPGKDLMRYWKLLLPFSFAVVSGAIGSCSVLFAKSLSNLLRLSMSSSYRLDSWFTYSILLLFLCTAGFWMARLNEGLSQFDAILIVPMFQIAWTFFSICTGFVYFQEYQVLDALRTAMFILGMISVFIGISLLAPDDSKEVKESPLSSVASSHVNPEIERLSKPCEESQLQIKDMKSLARVMATKATAAMVKAKSTCTLLIGMGDDTMHASSVLAMPMVSSKITGFRGVGGEHRSKLSLRSPSGWGRIPVEDETVNMLDTTSSEED, via the exons ATGGGCGAGTGGGTGGTTGGAGCTTTTATTAACCTTTTTGGAAGCATTGCAATTAACTTCGGAACTAATCTTCTTAAATTGGGCCATGACGAG AGAGAAAGACATGCTCTGCTAGTTGAAGGGATTAATGGAAAGACACTACTGAGGCCTATCATAAGCTTCCAATCTTGGAGAATAG GTATTCTATTTTTCGCGTTTGGAAATGCCCTTAACTTTATTTCCTTCGGATATGCTGCTCAG TCACTTCTTGCAGCATTGGGATCCATACAATTTGTGTCAAATATCGCGTTTGCCTATTTCGTCTTACAGAAAACAGTCACTGTAAA AGTATTAGTTGCCACAACTTTTATTGTTCTTGGAAACATCTTCCTTGTTGCTTTTGGCAATCACCAATCACCTG TTTACACACAGGAGCAGTTGGCAGAAAAGTACAGCAACATTACATTCCTTTTTTACTGTCTGCTTTTGGTGGTGGTGGTTCTCATGCATCACTACGTATACAG GAGAGGAGAATTGTTGCTTGCTATTCCAGGGAAAGATCTTATGAGATACTGGAAGTTACTGCTTCCTTTTTCATTTGCTGTAGTTTCAGGAGCCATAGGATCATGTTCAGTTCTCTTTGCAAAGTCTCT CTCAAATCTTTTAAGACTGTCCATGTCAAGTTCATATCGATTGGATAGCTGGTTCACGTATTCGATTCTTTTATTATTTCTATGTACAGCTGGATTTTGG ATGGCAAGGTTGAACGAAGGATTATCACAGTTCGATGCCATACTTATAGTCCCCATGTTTCAGATAGCTTGGACATTCTTCTCAATTTGTACTGGATTTGTGTATTTCCAGGAATATcag GTACTTGACGCGTTGAGGACGGCGATGTTTATTCTGGGAATGATTTCAGTATTCATAGGAATTTCATTGCTGGCACCCGACGACTCAAAAG AAGTGAAGGAAAGTCCCTTATCATCCGTGGCTTCATCACATGTCAACCCTGAAATAGAAAG GTTGTCGAAGCCATGTGAAGAGTCGCAACTGCAAATCAAGGACATGAAGTCGCTGGCAAGAGTAATGGCAACAAAAGCCACAGCAGCCATGGTGAAAGCAAAG AGTACATGCACACTGTTGATTGGTATGGGGGATGATACCATGCATGCTTCATCGGTTCTTGCGATGCCCATGGTTTCCTCAAAAATCACAGGCTTTAGAGGTGTCGGAGGTGAACACCGGTCAAAGTTGTCGTTGAGAAGTCCGTCGGGGTGGGGGAGGATTCCGGTGGAGGACGAAACTGTAAATATGCTGGATACTACTTCAAGTGAGGAGGACTAA